One Phaseolus vulgaris cultivar G19833 chromosome 4, P. vulgaris v2.0, whole genome shotgun sequence DNA window includes the following coding sequences:
- the LOC137837478 gene encoding UDP-rhamnose/UDP-galactose transporter 6 produces MAPASKAEKKAAVDAAAWMFNVVTSVGIIIVNKALMATYGFSFATTLTGMHFATTTLMTVILKMLGYVQPSHLPLPDLLKFVVFANFSIVGMNISLMWNSVGFYQIAKLTMIPVSCLLEVVLDKIRYSRGTKLSIGIVLLGVGVCTVTDVSVNTRGFIAAFIAVWSTSMQQYYVHYLQRKYSLSSFNLLGHTAPAQAASLLLLGPFLDYWLTNARVDRYDYKTASLIFIFMSCTIAVGTNLSQFICIGRFTAVSFQVLGHMKTILVLIMGFFFFGKEGLNLHVVFGMVIAVVGMIWYGNASSKPGGKERRSHSLPTNKTET; encoded by the exons ATGGCTCCAGCTAGCAAGGCTGAGAAAAAGGCAGCAGTGGATGCTGCTGCATGGATGTTTAATGTTGTTACATCTGTTGGAATTATCATTGTAAACAAAGCTTTGATGGCCACTTATGGCTTCAGTTTTG CTACAACATTAACAGGCATGCACTTTGCTACCACAACTTTAATGACAGTCATACTAAAGATGCTGGGATATGTCCAGCCTTCTCATTTACCATTGCCAGATCTTCTAAAATTTGTTGTCTTTGCTAACTTCTCTATTGTTGGAATGAATATTAGTCTAATGTGGAACTCAGTTGGATTCTATCAA ATTGCAAAGTTAACTATGATCCCTGTATCATGCCTGTTGGAAGTTGTTCTTGACAAGATTCGGTATTCAAGAGGCACGAAACTGAGCATAGGTATTGTTCTTTTGGGTGTTGGTGTTTGCACTGTTACTGATGTGAGTGTTAACACAAGAGGATTCATTGCTGCCTTTATTGCTGTATGGAGCACTTCTATGCAACAATAT TATGTTCATTATCTTCAACGGAAGTATTCTCTAAGTTCTTTCAACCTATTGGGACATACAGCACCTGCACAGGCTGCATCACTACTGTTATTAGGACCTTTTCTAGATTATTGGTTGACGAACGCAAGAGTTGACAGATATGACTATAAGACTGCCTCGTTG ATATTCATATTCATGTCATGCACCATTGCAGTTGGTACCAACCTAAGCCAATTTATCTGCATTGGCAGATTCACTGCTGTTTCCTTTCAAGTACTAGGACATATGAAGACCATACTTGTTTTAATCATGGGGTTCTTTTTCTTTGGTAAAGAGGGTCTCAATCTCCATGTGGTTTTTGGAATGGTTATAGCTGTGGTTGGAATGATTTGGTATGGCAATGCCTCATCCAAGCCTGGTGGAAAGGAGCGTCGGAGTCATTCTCTTCCTACCAACAAAACAGAAACCTGA